One region of Gorilla gorilla gorilla isolate KB3781 chromosome 13, NHGRI_mGorGor1-v2.1_pri, whole genome shotgun sequence genomic DNA includes:
- the DPM2 gene encoding dolichol phosphate-mannose biosynthesis regulatory protein, whose amino-acid sequence MATGTDQVVGLGLVAVSLIIFTYYTAWVILLPFIDSQHVIHKYFLPRAYAVAIPLAAGLLLLLFVGLFISYVMLKSKRVTKKAQ is encoded by the exons ATG GCCACGGGGACAGACCAGGTGGTGGGACTCGGCCTCGTCGCCGTTAGCCTGATCATCTTCACCTACTACACCGCCTGGGTGATTCTCTTG CCATTCATCGACAGTCAGCATGTCATCCACAAGTATTTCCTGCCCCGAGCCTATGCTGTCGCCATCCCACTGGCTGCAGGCCTCCTGCTGCTCCTGTTTGTGG GACTGTTCATCTCCTACGTAATGCTGAAGAGCAAGAGAGTGACCAAGAAGGCTCAGTGA